The following proteins are encoded in a genomic region of Magallana gigas chromosome 1, xbMagGiga1.1, whole genome shotgun sequence:
- the LOC105333349 gene encoding uncharacterized protein: MLVSVEMKALSGNNTGFTFYAGGSAMIDQSSDAYGAIIYAYTETEVFLWRPDIAVTNGYLIYVGGIWGAGTNNQQDTVVEVTVKVIDFNGSPCSETHDCKPNWAYLASSCASTDCPTPVDIPNANKLYDGVSNGSRTLYSCANGYSGSSNDSMTHCVNKAWTTAAMHCEAISTHHHYVKLNQTIEKWIEDIKKDLTIDRKTTSAYTRSLISVYESRPSAVAIGGAGVAVICLAGLILLLPDIINILRYCNESDEKD, encoded by the exons ATGCTGGTGTCTGTGGAA aTGAAAGCATTGAGCGGTAACAATACCGGCTTTACATTTTATGCTGGAGGGAGTGCTATGATTGATCAATCATCCGATGCATATGGTGCCATTATTTACGCTTATACGGAGACGGAAGTGTTTTTATGGAGACCGGATATAGCCGTAACAAATGGCTACTTGATTTATGTGGGCGGTATATGGGGAGCTGGGACCAACAACCAGCAAGATACAGTGGTTGAAGTTACGGTCAAGGTCATCGATTTCAATG GATCGCCTTGTTCGGAAACGCATGATTGCAAACCTAACTGGGCCTATTTGGCAAGTTCTTGTGCTTCTACAG ATTGTCCAACTCCTGTTGATATTCCAAATGCGAATAAGCTCTATGACGGAGTATCCAATGGCAGTCGAACTTTGTACTCATGCGCAAACGGATATTCTGGAAGTTCTAACGACTCCATGACACACTGCGTTAATAAGGCATGGACGACAGCTGCTATGCATTGTGAAG CAATTTCAACACACCATCATTATGTTAAATTAAACCAAACCATAGAGAAATGGATCGAGGACATTAAAAAGGACTTAACAATAGACAGGAAGACAACCAGCGCTTACACACGAAGCCTAATTAGTGTGTATGAATCGCGCCCGAGTGCTGTAGCCATCGGGGGAGCGGGGGTTGCAGTGATCTGCCTGGCAGGCCTTATTCTACTATTACCAGATATAATTAACATTCTCAGATACTGTAATGAATCTGATGAAAAGGATTAA